In the Rubrivivax gelatinosus IL144 genome, GGGACACGCCCCGGTGACCGGCTCTCGCGCCAATGCCGGCGTGCCGCCGCAACCCAACCCAGAAGCGGCCGAACCGCAACAAAAACGAAGAGGCCCGCCTCGCCCACCCAGAGCAGCAGCGGCCCAAGAACCTCAAATCAAGGCGCCGAAGCCGCGAGACCCGCAAGCCCCGGCGCCCCAGCCACCGATCAGAAGCTGTCCACCAGCCCCATCCCCGGATCGCTGACCGAGTGCCGGCCGGTCTCCATGCGCCCCGCCAGGCGGCGCAGGAAGCTCGGGTCCTGGTCGCTGGTGACGATGAAGTCGTACCACCAGCCGGTGGCGTCCAGGTTCCAGTACAGGGCCTGCTCGCCGCGGCCGCTGAACTTCAGCTCCCAGGCCGTGCCGCTGCCGCCGGCGGCGCCGCCGCTGCCGGTGGCCGTCAGGCTGCCGTAGACCTTGTTGGAGCGCACGCGCAGCGTCACCGGGCCGGTGCCGTCGTTGCGCGCTTCCAGGCGCAGGCCGCCGTTGCGCGGGTCGTAGCTCAGCTGCACCTCGGGCGACGGCGCCACGCGCGCGCGCAGCGCCGTCAGGTCGCCCTTGAAGCGGCGGTGGAAGCCGTTCGGGCCCAGCACCCAGAAGTCGTAGCGGCCGGCGTTGTCGGTCTGCACGTTCCACACGTCGTCCAGCAGGCGGCGCGGCTGCACCATGTAGCGGTGCGGCACCGGGTACTGCTGGTCGCGGAAGGCCAGCAGCGCGGCCGGGTCCGTCGGGATCGGCTGGCGGCTCGGCATCGCGTCGAGCTTGAGCTTGTCGTAGACGTGGAACACCGCCGCGGCGCGGCCGCTGTTGCGGAAGACGAGGCGCAGCCTGCCCAGGCGCTCCTGCACCTGCGCCACCACGTTCAGCTCGTAGGGCAGGGCGCGCGACGGGCGGTAGCCGGTGGCCTGGGCGGGCAGGCTGCGGCCGGCCGGCGGCGTGATCTGCGGCAGCGCCTGCTGCGCGGCGCGCAGCGCGTCGGCCTCGGCCTTGGTCTTGCGGCCGGCCAGCGTCGGCAGCGGTTCGCGGTTCGGGTTGGCGAAGTTGAAGGCGCTCGTCAGGTCGCCCAGCACCGCGCGGCGGAACGGGGCGATGTTCGGCTCCTTGACGCCGAAGCGCGCTTCCAGGAAGCGGATCACCGAGGTGTGGTCGAAGGCCTGCGAGTTGACCCAGCCGCCGCGGCTCCACGGCGAGATCACGTACATCGGCACGCGCACGCCGGGGCCGTAGACGCGGCCGTCCTGGGCGCCGTAGTCGTAGTTGCTGCCGCCCTTCTGCGGCTGGCCGGTGGTGCCCGGGGGCGAGGGGTAGTTGTTGTATTCGTAGGCCAGCTCGGCGGCCGACAGCGTCGTCTTGCCGGCCAGGCTGCCGTCGGGCAGCGGCGCCGGCGCGGCCGGCGAGGGCACGTGGTCGAAGTAGCCGTCGTTCTCGTCGAAGTTGACGAAGAGCACGGTCTTGCTCCAGACGTCGGGGTTGGCCGTCAACGCGTCCAGCACCTGCTGGATGTACCAGGCGCCTTGCACCGGGCTGGACGGGCCGGGGTGCTCGGAATAGGTGGCCGGCGCCACCACCCACGACACCTGCGGCAGCTTGCCGTTCAGGCAGTCCTCGCGGAACTTCTTGAAGTAGCCGTCGACGTCGCCGGCGGTGCCCGGCATCGTGTTGGCCACGCCCTTGTACAGCGGGTTGTGGGCGTCGTCGCTGGCCGGGTCGTAGGCCGGGTAGGGGCCGCCGTCGGTGCCCACCGGCTTGCCCGAGGCCTGGTTGGCGGCGCGGTACTGCTTGAAGCCGACCAGCGAGTTGTCGCCGTAGTTGTCGGGCATGTTCTCGTAGACGATCCAGCTCACGCCGGCGGCCTGCAGGCGCTCGGGGTAGGTCTTCCACTCGTAGCCCACGCTGCCGTCGTCGCTGGGGCTGAAGCCGTCCCACTCGTTGTTCAGCGAGGCCACGCCGGTGCCGCTGGGGCCGTTGGTGCCGGTCCACAGGAACATGCGGTTCGAGTTGGTGCCGGTGTGCATCGAGCAGTGGTAGCCGTCGCAGACCGTGAAGGCGTTGGCCAGCGCGTACTGGAAGGGCATCTCGGCCTCTTCGTAGTACGACATCGAGGCCGTCTTCTTCACCGCCGGCCAGTAGCCGTAGCGGCCGTCCAGCCAGGCCAGCTGGCCGTCGACCCAGCTGTGCGGCGTGCCCGAGACGCGCTGCGCGTTGCCCTTGGTCCAGTCCAGGTGGTAGGGCGTCACGGGGTTGCCGCTGGCGTCCAGCTGCTCCCAGACGCTGCGGCCGCCGGGCTGCGGCACCGTGAAGCGGTCGCCGAAGCCGCGCGTGCCCTTCAGCATGCCGAAGTAGTGGTCGAACGAGCGGTTCTCCTGCATCAGGATGACCACGTGCTTCACGTCCCGGATCGTGCCGGTCTCGTTGTACGCGGGGATGGCCAGCGCCTTGCGGATGCTGGGCGGGAACGCGCTCAGGGTGGCCGCAGCGATGCCCGAATGGGCGGCGCCCTGGAGGAACTTGCGACGGGAGGTGGTCACGGTGGTGAGCTCCTGGGTTTTGGATGAAGCGCTGCCCGGCACGCGGCCGCGGCAACGGGTTTTCGTCGGCTCCGGCTCGGGCGGCCGGGGCGTGTGCATCCTTGGCGGCGCGGGTGACAGCGGCGTGTCGGGCAGATGCCGGCGGCGCCGGCGCGGGGCCTGTTCCGGGGGCTTGATTCCGGCGCCGATCTGTGCGGCGGCCTCTTGAATCAGCCGCCCCCGCCGCCATCTGCAGGGTCGGAGGCATCACACGGTGGAGTTCAAGGACTATTACCAGGTGCTGGGCGTGGCCCGCGACGCGACTCAGGACGCGGTCAAGAAGGCCTATCGCAAGCTCGCGCGGCAGTTCCACCCGGACGTCAGCAAGGCGCCCGACGCGGCGGCGCGCATGAGCGAGGTCAACGAGGCCTATGCCGTGCTGTCCGACCCCGAACGCCGCGCCGCCTACGACCAGGTCGGCCGCGGCCACCAGGCCGGCGAACGCTTCACGCCGCCGCCCGACTGGGACGCCGGCTTCGAGTTCCAGGGCCGCGCCCCGGGTGCCGGCGCCGAGTTCGGCGGCGACTTCAGCGACTTCTTCGAGCAGCTTTTCGGCCGCGCCGGCATGCAGCGCGGTGCCGCCCGCCATGGCCGCGGCGGCGCGATGCGCGGCGAGGACCACCACGCCAAGATCGTGCTCGACCTCGAAGCCGCGCTGCGCGGCGGCGTGCACCGCGTCTCGCTACGTCAGCCGCAGCTGGGGCCCGACGGCCACGTCGTGCTCGCCGAACGCACGCTGGAGGTGACGCTGCCGGCCGGCGTGCGCCCGGGCCGGCTGGTGCGCCTGGCCGGGCAGGGCGGGCCGGGTCAGCCGCCGGGCGATCTGTTCCTGGAAGTGGTGCTGCATGACCACCCGCGCTGGCGCGTCGACGGTGCCGACCTCGTCGGCGAGCTGCCGGTCGCGCCCTGGGAAGCGGCGCTGGGCGGCGTGCTGCCGGTGGCGCTGCCCGACGGCAGCACGCTGCAGGTGCGGGTGCCGGCCGGCGCCCAGGCCGGCCAGCGGCTCACGCTGCGCGGCCGCGGGCTGCCGGGCACGCCGCCGGGCGATCTGGATCTGGTCGTGCGCGTCGTGCTGCCCAGCGCGCTGGACCCGCGGGCGCGCGCGCTGTACGAACGCATGGCGCAGGAGCTGCCGGACTTCGACGCGCGCAAGGTGGCCGCCGCCGAAGCCGAACGCCGTGGTGGAGACGAGCGATGAGCGAAACGACGCTGCGCCTGCTCGACGAGGCGCTGCTGACCCTGGACGAACTCTGCCGCGCCGCGCCGGTGGCGCCGGGCTGGGTGGCCGAACGCATCGAGGCCGGCTTCGTGCGGCCGGCCGGCGGCGGCCGTGGCGACTGGCGTTTCGACGCCGTCGCGCTGCGCCGCGTGCGCCGCATGGCGCTGCTGGAGCGCGAGTTCGACGCCGTGCCCGAGCTGGCCGCGCTGGTGGCCGACCTGGAGGACGAGATCGCCCGGCTGCGCCGCCGGATGCGGTGAAGACGCGACACGGCGCGTGACAGAATCGCGCGCCGCCGGCGCTCGCCGGCAACCGCTGATCACCGCCGTGGCCGACACCCCCACCACCACCTCGCCGGGCTCCGGCCTCGAAGGGCGCGCGCTCGCCTGCCGGCGCGGGCGCCGGCTGCTGTTCGAAGGCGTCGACATCCAGTTGAAGCCCGGCAGCATCACCTGGCTGCGCGGCACCAACGGCAGCGGCAAGACCAGCCTGATGCGCATCCTCGCCGGGCTGTCGACGCCCGAAGCCGGCGAGCTGCTGTGGAACGGCCGCCCGGTGCGCGAAGCCGGCGCCGCCGCGCGCGAGGCGGTGCTCTACATCGGCCACGCCAATGCGCTCAAAGACGACCTGACGCTGGGCGAGTCGCTGGCTTTCCTCGGCCGCCTGGGCGGTGTGCAGGACGCGAGCGAGCGCGCCGCCGCAGCGCTGGAGCAGGCGGAGCTGGCCGACCGCCGCGCCGCCGCGGTGCGCACGCTGTCGCAAGGCCAGCGCCGCCGCGGCGCGCTGGCGCGCCTGGCGCTGGACGAACGCGCGCGCACCTGGATCCTCGACGAGCCTTACGACGCGCTGGACGCGCAGAGCACCGCGCGCCTGTCGGCGCTGCTGCTGGCGCACGCGGCGCGCGGCGGTGCGGTGCTCTTGACCAGCCACCAGGTCGTCGAGCTGGCCGGCGCGGTGGAATACGACCTGGAAACGCGCCGCGTCCAGAACGCACGCCGCGGCCGCGTAACGGTCTGACAAACATCAAGAAAGCCGCGAAGATCGCGGCACGGTCGGTGCGGCGCGGTTAAGGTCTGGACTCAGTCCAGATCGGCTGTCGCTGCCCCCGCCGCGCCACCGCTGCAGCGGGTCCGACACTTTTGCCGAGACGAACCGTGACCGCCCATTCCCGCCATCCGCGCCGTGCCGCGGCCCTCGTGCTGATCACCGGGCTGGGCCTCGCCGCCCCGGCCTTCGCGCTCGACGAGGGCGCCGCCGAAGCCTTGGTGCGACGCAACAACTGCCTGAAGTGCCACGGCGTCGACAAGGACAAGGACGGCCCTTCGTTCCAGAAGACGGCCAAGAAGTACCGCGGCAAGGCCGGCGCCGTCGACCGCGTGGTCGAGCACCTGACCAGCGGCGAGAAGGCCAAGTTCCCCGACGGCCACGAAGAGGATCACAAGATCGTGCGCGCCGAGCGCGCCGACCTGGAGAACCTCGCGCAGTGGATCCTGTCGCGCTGAGTCGCTGAGGAAGGCCGCTCTTGGCGCGTGATTCCGGTCGACGTCGCTCCCGCTGGCCCTGGGCCGTGCTGCTGCTGGGCATCGTGCTCGGCGCGCTGGGCCTGGCCGGCGCGTCGGTGGCGCTGGACCGCGTCGAGACGCAGGCTTTCTGCACCTCCTGCCACACGATGCAGACGCCGGCGGCCGAGATGAAGTTCTCGCTGCACCACGCCAACCGCAGCGGCGTCGCCGCGGGTTGCGCCGACTGCCACGTGCCGCCCGGCACCGTGGCGCGTGTCTGGCGCCATGCGCAGGCCTCGCGCGAGCTCTGGCACGAGTGGAAGGGCACGATCGCCACGCCCGAGATGTACGAGATGCAGCGCCTGGAGATGGCGCAGCGCGAGTGGGCGCGGCTGGAGTCCAACGGCTCGGCCGAGTGCCGCGTCTGCCATTCCTTCGAGGCGATGGCGCCCGACGTGCAGAAGAAGAGCGCCTACGCCCGCCACCAGCGTGCGCAGGCCGAGGGCAAGAGCTGCATCGCCTGCCACAAGGGTGTCGCGCACGAGCTGCCGCGCGAATGGATCGACCCCGACGAGGACGCCTCGGCGCGCCCCGCGGAAAGGCCCGCGGCGGGGTGAGCCTGCGCATCCCGGTGATCCCACGCCTCCTTACAATCGTTGGTTTGCCCCGCATGAGCCTCATGTTCCGTCTCCCACGTCGATCCCGAGCATGAGTTCCGTGTTGCTGGCCACCACGCAGCGTGACCTGCTGCTCGCCGGGCGTCGCCGCATCGAGGCGCTGCTGCCGCTGGGCTTCTTCATCGTCGCCGCGTCGCTGTTCCCGATCGGCGTCGGCCCCGAGCCGCAGACGCTGCGCCAGATCGGCCCCGGCGTGGTCTGGGTCTGCGCGCTGCTGGCGGCGATGCTGTCGGTGACGCAGATGTTCGCCTCCGACCACCAGGACGGCTCGCTCGAGCAGATGCTGCTGGCGCCGCAGCCGCTGGTGATGCTGGTCACCGGCAAGGTGCTGGCGCACTGGCTGACGACCGGGCTGCCGCTCGTGATCGCCGCGCCGCTGATCGGCCTGCTCTTCGACATGAACGGCGCGGCCATCGTCGCGCTGACCGCGACGCTGCTCGTCGGCACCCCGGTGCTGAGCCTGCTGGGCGCCGTCGGCGCCGCGCTGACGCTGGGCCTGCGCAGCGGTGCCGCGCTCGTCTTCCTGCTCGTGCTGCCGCTGACGGTGCCGACGCTGATCTTCGGCACCGGCGCCGTCGGTGCGGTCGAAAGCGGCCTGTCGCCGGCCGCCCATTTCTCCTTGCTCGGCGCGGTGCTGATCCTCACCGCGCTCGGCGCGCCGCCGGCCACCGCCGCGGCGCTGCGCATCTCGCTCGACTGACCCCTCGGACCATGACCCAACGCCTGCGCTGGTCGACGTTTTCCGCGCCTTCGCGCTTCTATTCGATGGCCGGCCGCCTCGTGCCCTGGTGCTGGGCGGTGACGGTGCTGTTCGCCATCGCCGGCCTCTACATGGGCTTCGGCATCGCGCCCACCGACTTCCAGCAGGGCGACGCCTACCGGATCATCTTCATCCACGTGCCGGCGGCCTGGATGTCGATGGTCATCTACCTCGTGATGGCCTTCTTCGCCGCCGTCGGCTGGGCGATGAACGCGCGCATGGCGTCGATGTACGCCCGGGCGCTGGCGCCCACCGGCGCGATGTTCACCTTCCTCGCGCTGTGGACCGGCGCGCTGTGGGGCAAGCCGACCTGGGGCACCTGGTGGGTCTGGGACGCGCGCCTGACGTCCGAGTTCATCCTGCTGCTGCTGTACTTCGGCTACATCGCGCTCACCGAAGCCATCGACGACGCCCGCCGCGCGGCCAACGCCGGCGCGCTGCTGGCCATCGTCGGCGCGGTCAACGTGCCGATCATCTATTTCTCGGTGAAGTGGTGGAACACGCTGCACCAGGGCGCCACGGTCAGCATGACCGCGGCGCCGAAGATGGCCTCGACCATGCTGACGGCCATGCTGCTGATGACGGTCGCCTGCTGGGCCTACAGTTTCGCCGTCGTGTTCACGCGCGCCCGCGCCATCGTGCTGGAGCAGGAGTCGGACACCGATTGGGTCCGCTCGCTGACCGGCGCTCGTTGAGGGACCTCTGATGTACTGGAACTCCTGGGACGAATTCCTCGCCATGGGCGGCTACGGCCTCTATGTCTGGGGCTCCTACGGCGTGATGCTGGCCGCGATGCTGGCCGAGTCGCACTTCGCCGAGCGCCGCCGGCGCAAGGCCTTCGCCG is a window encoding:
- a CDS encoding chaperone modulator CbpM; the protein is MSETTLRLLDEALLTLDELCRAAPVAPGWVAERIEAGFVRPAGGGRGDWRFDAVALRRVRRMALLEREFDAVPELAALVADLEDEIARLRRRMR
- the ccmD gene encoding heme exporter protein CcmD; the encoded protein is MYWNSWDEFLAMGGYGLYVWGSYGVMLAAMLAESHFAERRRRKAFAAARDGGEQ
- a CDS encoding NapC/NirT family cytochrome c, with the translated sequence MARDSGRRRSRWPWAVLLLGIVLGALGLAGASVALDRVETQAFCTSCHTMQTPAAEMKFSLHHANRSGVAAGCADCHVPPGTVARVWRHAQASRELWHEWKGTIATPEMYEMQRLEMAQREWARLESNGSAECRVCHSFEAMAPDVQKKSAYARHQRAQAEGKSCIACHKGVAHELPREWIDPDEDASARPAERPAAG
- the ccmA gene encoding cytochrome c biogenesis heme-transporting ATPase CcmA encodes the protein MADTPTTTSPGSGLEGRALACRRGRRLLFEGVDIQLKPGSITWLRGTNGSGKTSLMRILAGLSTPEAGELLWNGRPVREAGAAAREAVLYIGHANALKDDLTLGESLAFLGRLGGVQDASERAAAALEQAELADRRAAAVRTLSQGQRRRGALARLALDERARTWILDEPYDALDAQSTARLSALLLAHAARGGAVLLTSHQVVELAGAVEYDLETRRVQNARRGRVTV
- a CDS encoding phosphocholine-specific phospholipase C; this encodes MTTSRRKFLQGAAHSGIAAATLSAFPPSIRKALAIPAYNETGTIRDVKHVVILMQENRSFDHYFGMLKGTRGFGDRFTVPQPGGRSVWEQLDASGNPVTPYHLDWTKGNAQRVSGTPHSWVDGQLAWLDGRYGYWPAVKKTASMSYYEEAEMPFQYALANAFTVCDGYHCSMHTGTNSNRMFLWTGTNGPSGTGVASLNNEWDGFSPSDDGSVGYEWKTYPERLQAAGVSWIVYENMPDNYGDNSLVGFKQYRAANQASGKPVGTDGGPYPAYDPASDDAHNPLYKGVANTMPGTAGDVDGYFKKFREDCLNGKLPQVSWVVAPATYSEHPGPSSPVQGAWYIQQVLDALTANPDVWSKTVLFVNFDENDGYFDHVPSPAAPAPLPDGSLAGKTTLSAAELAYEYNNYPSPPGTTGQPQKGGSNYDYGAQDGRVYGPGVRVPMYVISPWSRGGWVNSQAFDHTSVIRFLEARFGVKEPNIAPFRRAVLGDLTSAFNFANPNREPLPTLAGRKTKAEADALRAAQQALPQITPPAGRSLPAQATGYRPSRALPYELNVVAQVQERLGRLRLVFRNSGRAAAVFHVYDKLKLDAMPSRQPIPTDPAALLAFRDQQYPVPHRYMVQPRRLLDDVWNVQTDNAGRYDFWVLGPNGFHRRFKGDLTALRARVAPSPEVQLSYDPRNGGLRLEARNDGTGPVTLRVRSNKVYGSLTATGSGGAAGGSGTAWELKFSGRGEQALYWNLDATGWWYDFIVTSDQDPSFLRRLAGRMETGRHSVSDPGMGLVDSF
- the ccmC gene encoding heme ABC transporter permease CcmC yields the protein MTQRLRWSTFSAPSRFYSMAGRLVPWCWAVTVLFAIAGLYMGFGIAPTDFQQGDAYRIIFIHVPAAWMSMVIYLVMAFFAAVGWAMNARMASMYARALAPTGAMFTFLALWTGALWGKPTWGTWWVWDARLTSEFILLLLYFGYIALTEAIDDARRAANAGALLAIVGAVNVPIIYFSVKWWNTLHQGATVSMTAAPKMASTMLTAMLLMTVACWAYSFAVVFTRARAIVLEQESDTDWVRSLTGAR
- a CDS encoding c-type cytochrome; this encodes MTAHSRHPRRAAALVLITGLGLAAPAFALDEGAAEALVRRNNCLKCHGVDKDKDGPSFQKTAKKYRGKAGAVDRVVEHLTSGEKAKFPDGHEEDHKIVRAERADLENLAQWILSR
- a CDS encoding DnaJ C-terminal domain-containing protein is translated as MEFKDYYQVLGVARDATQDAVKKAYRKLARQFHPDVSKAPDAAARMSEVNEAYAVLSDPERRAAYDQVGRGHQAGERFTPPPDWDAGFEFQGRAPGAGAEFGGDFSDFFEQLFGRAGMQRGAARHGRGGAMRGEDHHAKIVLDLEAALRGGVHRVSLRQPQLGPDGHVVLAERTLEVTLPAGVRPGRLVRLAGQGGPGQPPGDLFLEVVLHDHPRWRVDGADLVGELPVAPWEAALGGVLPVALPDGSTLQVRVPAGAQAGQRLTLRGRGLPGTPPGDLDLVVRVVLPSALDPRARALYERMAQELPDFDARKVAAAEAERRGGDER
- the ccmB gene encoding heme exporter protein CcmB encodes the protein MSSVLLATTQRDLLLAGRRRIEALLPLGFFIVAASLFPIGVGPEPQTLRQIGPGVVWVCALLAAMLSVTQMFASDHQDGSLEQMLLAPQPLVMLVTGKVLAHWLTTGLPLVIAAPLIGLLFDMNGAAIVALTATLLVGTPVLSLLGAVGAALTLGLRSGAALVFLLVLPLTVPTLIFGTGAVGAVESGLSPAAHFSLLGAVLILTALGAPPATAAALRISLD